The DNA window AAACAGCATCAGCGTCCCGACGACTATGACGCCCCACCCCAGGGGTTCGGATAAGATCCGCCCCATGGAAGCCGGCTCCATGTGATACAGCACTATGCCGATGAACACCGGCAGGGCCGTCATCACCAATCCCTGAAGTTTGCCCTGGGATGTCAGTGCCTGGATCTTGCCTTCCATCTCAATTTTGCGCCTCAGGGTCGATGACAGCCGCTGCAACACCTCGGCCAGGTTGCCGCCCACATCGCGGGAGATCTGCATACCGGCAACCACCAACTGGAATTCGTCTTCCGGAATGCGGCTGAGCATGTTGTTGAGGGCGGTATTGAACTCGACCCCCAGACGCTGTTCGCGCAGGAACAGCTGGAACTCCTGCTTGGCAGGAGCTTCCATTTCGTCGGCCATAAACTCAATGGCACTGGTGGTATTGGCCCCCGCCTGCATGGAAGAGGCAATCATATTGAGGGCATCGGGTAACTGGTGCACAAACTTACGCCGGCGCCGCTTGTGCAGGAAGCTGTAGGCAAATCGGGGCAATATGGCCAGCACTATACTCAACATGATCCCCAGCACCCATGACCCCAACATCACCCGTCCCAAAAAGGGCACCGAGGCCAGGGTAAACAGGTTAATCATGAACAATTGGCCGGGTTCGATGAACAGGAACATGTCGGCCAGGTTGCTTCTGGCCGATGAGGTGAAGGTTTCCTGGTATTTACGTCCCAGTGATTCCCCCAGGTGTTTCAGTGACCACACCAACAGGCTCACAGACAGAAATGCCATGACCATGGCAATAACCAACTCAGCCATGATCGCTTTCCTTTGCAAAGGTGTCCATTTGCACCCGGATGCCTCGACGGCGTAAGTCCTCGTAAAACTCGGGCACAGTGCCGGTCGCCATATAGTGACCCACGACCTTGCCCTGTTCGGAGAAACCGGTTTGCTGGAAGCGGAAGATTTCCGAAAGCTGAACCGTCGAGCCTTCTATGCCGGTCACTTCACAAATGCTGGTTACCCGGCGTGAACCATCGGCAAAGCGGGATTGCTGCACTATGAGGTTAATGGCCGATGCTATCTGTTCCCGAATAGCCTGCACCGGCAGATCCATCCCCGCCATCATTACCATAACCTCAAGCCGCGCCACACAATCCCGGGGTGAGTTGGAGTGTGCCGTGGTGAGTGAACCGTCGTGGCCTGTGTTCATGGCTTGCAGCATATCCAGTGCTTCCCCGCCGCGGCATTCGCCAATCACCACCCTATCCGGGCG is part of the Shewanella cyperi genome and encodes:
- a CDS encoding type II secretion system F family protein; protein product: MAELVIAMVMAFLSVSLLVWSLKHLGESLGRKYQETFTSSARSNLADMFLFIEPGQLFMINLFTLASVPFLGRVMLGSWVLGIMLSIVLAILPRFAYSFLHKRRRRKFVHQLPDALNMIASSMQAGANTTSAIEFMADEMEAPAKQEFQLFLREQRLGVEFNTALNNMLSRIPEDEFQLVVAGMQISRDVGGNLAEVLQRLSSTLRRKIEMEGKIQALTSQGKLQGLVMTALPVFIGIVLYHMEPASMGRILSEPLGWGVIVVGTLMLFCGYLAIKKIVSIDV